The Stutzerimonas stutzeri genomic interval CGCTTGACCGATTCGGCAACCAGTTGGGTTGCCAGCTCACTCGGCCTGGCGTCTTTGAGGCTGCCGCCGAAATCCCCGATCGCCGTGCGCAAAGCGCCGGTGATCACCACCTCTCGTAGTTGCATGGAAGGCTCCCTGCTCAGGTAGAGTTGCCGGATAGCGCGCAGGAAGGCCTCGAGCCGGCCACTGCACCAGCCGAGCACGTCGCCGCTCGCTCGTTCGTAAAGCGCCGCTAGCTTCGCCGCTCACGCAGGCGCCAGCCATAACCAAAGCTGACTAATACTTGACATAAACGGACAATCCGAGAGCCTCACATGTCTTACGAGGGCTACAGCATTTCGGTCCACTTCGCCTGCAGCGCCATCAAGGCGGCGCAGCGCAGTGGGCTCGACGAACAGGCGTTGCTGCAGGAAGCCGGCATCGGCCAGCGCCTGCTCGACAACGCGCAGATGCGCATGACCTCACTGCAGTTCAGCCGGCTGATGCTGGCGCTATGGCGCGTTGGCGACGACGAATTCATGGGCCTTGCGCCCTCCCGTAGCCGCCACGGTGTGTTCGCCCTGATGGCCCGCCAGGTCATCGGCTGTCGTCGCCTGGCCTCGGTCTATTACCGAATGGCGCGCTTTTACAATCTGGTCAACGATTCGCTGCGTCTGGAGCTGGCCGCCGATGGCGGGCAAACCGCTTTCGTGATGCGCCTGGCCGATCCGGAGCATGACCCGGAGCATCTCTTGCGGGAAGTGTTCATGCTGCTCTGGCATCGTTTCGCCAGCTGGCTGGTGGGCCAGCGCATCGGATTGCGGGAGGTGCACTTCGACTACCCGCAACCGGCCAACCATGCCGAGTACAGGCTGATGTTTCCCTGCCCGGCACGCTTCTCGATGCCCGATTGCCGCCTGGTGCTCGACCCTCAATGCCTGGACATGCCGGTGGTCCAGACGCCCGCCACGCTGCGTGAACACCTGCGGCGGGCGCCGCTGGAATGGTTCACGCGCCCGTCCTACCAGGCCGCCTTCACGCGCAGCGTCAGTGACCTGTTCCAATACGATGGCGCGTTCAGGGACCTCGGTATCGAAGCCGCGGCAGCGGCGCTGCATATCACCGAGCGCACCCTGCGGCGGCGTCTTGCCCTCGAAGGTGCCCGCTTCCAGGCGCTCAAGGATGGCCTGCGCCGCGACCTGGCCATCCACTACCTCAGTCAGGCTGGGCTGCCGATCAGTGAAATCGCCCAGCGTCTCGGTTTCTCCGAACCTTCGGCTTTCACCCGTGCCTTTCGTCAGTGGACCGGCGACAGCCCACGCGCCTATCGGGAAGCGGCGCGGGCCTGAACGCCTAGCCGCGCAAGCGCAGCGGATCCACCAGGCGTGCCGCTACGGCCATGCCGACCAGATCGGCCAGGCGCTCGGCCTGCATGCGCTTCATCACCCGGGACCGATAGAGGTCGACGGTCTTGATGCTGATGTCGAGCTGGCGAGCGATTTCCTTGGTGGTGTAGCCCTGCACCAGCGGCAGCAGTACATCGCGCTCTCGCGGGGTCAGGCTGTCCAGGCGGGCCTGCAGGCTGACGTGCTCGCCGGTGCCGCCGGCACGTTCCTGACGACTGAGCGCCTGCTGCACGCTATCGAGCAGTAATTGCTCGTTGTAGGGCTTCTCGATGAAATCCACCGCGCCGGCCTTGAATGCGCGAACCACGATAGGCACATCGGCATGGCCGCTGACGAAGATCACAGGCAACTGCAGCCCGCGCGCGCGCATGGCCTCCTGAACCTGCAGACCGCCCATACCCGGCATCCTGACGTCCAACAGCACGCAGGCGTTATCCGCGCCATTGCAGGCTTCGAGAAACTCCCGCCCGCCGATGAACGGCCTGGCAGACAACCCCACCGACTCCAATAGCCAGACCGTCGAGTCGAGCATGCCCTGGTCGTCGTCGACGATATACACCACCTGCTCGTGAGCATCGCTCATCAGCGTTCCTCTGTTGCTATTGTCTTGATCGGCAGGCAACAGCGCATGCAGAGCCCTCCGTTCTCGCCCGGCTGGCCCTGCAACGCGCCGCCAAACCCCTCGATGATGCTGCGGCTCATCGGCAACCCGAGCCCGAGACCGTCCGGCTTGCGGGTAAAGAACGGCGTAAAGGCCTGCTCGAGTTCCTGCTCATCCAACCCACGGCCCTGGTCCGCAACGGCCAGGACCACCTCATCGGCCTGTCGCTCGGCGCGCAATACGATACGCGACGGCTGCCCCGGGTGGGCTTCGCGGTTCGCTTCTATCGCATTGCTCAAGAGGTTGATCAAGACCTGCTCGAGCAGCACGCGGTCGGCATAGACCCGTGGCAGGTCGGCGGCCAGCACCTGCTCGACGGTCACCTGGGCGGCAGCGGTCTCCCACGCGCAGAGGCGCACCGCGTCGCGCGCGACCTCGGCGACATCGAGCGGCTGCATGCGCCGCTGCCCCTTGCGCAGGAACGCCCGCAAGCGCTTGATCACCTCCGAGGCATGGTTGGCGTGCTCGGTAATCCGCTCCAGGCCCTGGGCCACGCGCTCGGCTGCTTGCGGATTCTGCCCCAGGCTCTGCAGGTAGCGCTGGCTGGCGCTGGCGTAGTTGACCACCGCCGCGAGCGGCTGGTTGATCTCATGCGCGATGCCGGATGCCAGCTCGCCGAGGGTGATGAGGCGCCCCGTATGCGCCAGCTCGTCCTGGTGGCGCCGCTGCTGCGCCTCGCGCAGCTCACGCTCGCTCATGTCGCGGGCCACCAGCGAGTAATAACGCTCGCCGCCGGTCGTCCGATGCGCCAGCAGCACGAGGGAAATCGGCACCGAGGCACCGCCGTCCTGTGCGAGCAGACGCGAATCGCAGCTCCAGACGCCCTCGCGCTCGGCGGTCGTGCGGCCGGTTCCGTGCAGCAGCGCCAGTACCTCGGTATCGAACAGCGCATCGAGCGCCGGCATCTGCCCATCCTGCAGACGCAGCGCTCGCCTTGCCGCCGGATTGAGATACGTCACCCGCCCCTCGGCATCGATGAACAACACCAGGTCAGTGTTTACTTCCACCACCTCGGCCAGACGCCGGCGGTTCTCTTCGGCCTGCACCCGCGCGGTGATGTCGCGCGACACGCTGACCACCTCGACCACCGCGCCGGTATAGGTCTCGCGGATGGCATGGCTGGCGGTCTCGAACCACAGGTAGTGACCATCCCGATGGCGCACCCGGTAGGTCATCGTGTGATAGCCGTCCACCTCCAGCGCGTCGCGGCTGCGCGCCGGCAACTGGGCCCGGTCTTCGGGGTGGAACAGCGTTTCCACGAGCTGGCCACGCAACTGCTCCGGCCAATAGCCGAGCAGCCGCCAGGCCGCTGGCGAGGCGTCGAGAAAGCGTCCATCGGGCGCGTGCCGGGAGATCAGGTCGGTGGTGTTTTCGGTGATCAGCCGATACAGACGCCGGGCGCGTGCCGCATCCCGCTCGGCCAGGACCTGTGCGGTCGCCTCTCGACAGCGCGCGAGCACCCGGTTCTGCGCGGGGTCGGGAACAAAGGTCCAGATCAGGATGCGCTGGTCGTATTCGGCCTCCACCCCTTCGATAGCCCGTTGTTGCGCCAGACAAGCGCCGACCAGCGCGGCGTGATTGACGGGCAGAAAGCGCAGCAGCTCATCCAGAGGGCGATCGGCCAGCAGCGCCAGCAGGGCAGCGTTCAGCTCGACGGGATACGCGTGCTCGTCCAGCAGCAGGCTCGGTTGCGGATCCAGGCCGAGCAACGGCGACTGACGCGCCAGGCCGCTCGCGCATGCGAGCAGGCTGAGCAACAGCTCGCGTACCCAGCTCAGCGAGCAGGGACCGACATCGCCATCGGTGGCAAGCAGCAACAACCCGGGTACGGCTTCATCCAGATCCAGCGCCAGCACGGCGCCCTGAACGATACCTGCCCGGCGCAGGCGGCCGGCAAGCCAGCAGTCCAGCCCACGGACAACGGCGAGGTCGAGCAGGCCCTCGCCGCCGAGCCGCTCATGCAGCAGGCGATCACTGGCCTGCAGCGGATCACCCAGGCCGGGAGGCAGCTGTGCGCCACTGCCCTCATGGGTGTAGATGCCGGCACCGGCCTGCCAGGTCATGTAGTACGCCTGGCGTACCCCGGCGCAGCCGCGCAGCACCCGGCACAGGGCATCGGCGCGCGCGTCGAGCGCTACCTGTTCACGCTGCAGACGCAGCCAGGTGTGAAGGCGAACGGGAGTTGTGCTCATAAGCAATCCGTCTGAAAGGTTGGCCGGGAGAAACCCCCTGGCCCGCACGGAAATAGATATAGGAGTATTACCATATTCGTCCAGCAATACTTCCATATGCCTTCCGACTGATCTATAAGATTTGCAAGCCGCCCGGGAGAAGCTCCCAGGCGATGCAGAACAAGAGCTAATAATCAGCCAAGTGGTGTCTTGCATGACCATCTACGAACAGGGCCTTGCGCCCGCCGCAGTCAACCATGTTGCCCTCAGTCCGCTCAGCTTCATCGAGCGCACCGCCAGCGTTTATCCGGATTACCCCGCCGTGATCCACGGTTCGATCCGTCGCACCTGGGCCGAAACCTACATGCGCTGCCGACGCCTGGCCTCTGCGTTGGCCGGGCGTGGTATCGGCAAGGGCGATACCGTCGCGGTGATGCTGCCCAATATCCCCTCGATGCTCGAGGCCCATTTTGCCGTGCCCATGATCGGCGCGGTGCTCAATACGCTCAATGTACGACTGGATGCCGAAGCCATTGCCTTCATGCTGCAGCATGGCGAGGCCCGGGTATTGATCGCCGACCGCGAGTTCGCCTCGGTCGTGCGCGCGGCCGTCGGGATGCTCGATCACCCGCCGCTCGTGATCGATGTGGACGACCCCGAGTACGGCGAAGGCGAGCCGGTTTCCAGCCTCGACTACGAAGCGCTGCTCGCCGAAGGCGACCCGGCGTTCGCCTGGCAGTGGCCGGAAGACGAGTGGCAGGCGATCAGCCTCAACTACACCTCCGGCACCACCGGCAACCCCAAGGGCGTGGTCTATCACCACCGCGGCGCCTATCTGAACGCGCTGGGCAACCAGATGACCTGGGCGATGGGCAACCATCCGGTGTATCTCTGGACGCTGCCGATGTTCCACTGCAACGGCTGGTGCTACCCATGGACGATTACCGCGCTGGCCGGCGTCCATGTGTTCCTGCGCCGCGTCGACCCGCAGAAGATTCTCGGGCTGATTCGCGAGCATCAGGTCACTCACCTGTGTGGCGCGCCGATCGTGCTCAATGCGCTGGTCAACATGCCCGCTTCGGCCAAAGCCGCCATCGACCACCCCGTGCACGCCATGGTCGCCGGCGCCGCGCCGCCGGCCAAGGTGATCGGCGCAGTCGAGGAAATGGGCATCAAGGTGACGCATGTCTACGGCCTGACCGAAGTCTATGGGCCGGTCACCATCTGCGCCTGGCATGCCGAATGGGACGAACGCCCTCTGGAGGAGCGCGCGGAAATCAAGGCACGCCAGGGCGTGCGCTACCCGACCCTGGAAGGGCTGATGGTGGCCGATCCCAAAACCCTGGAGCCGACCCCGCGCGACGGCCAGACCATCGGCGAGATCTTCATGCGCGGCAACACGGTGATGAAGGGTTATCTGAAGAACCCCAGTGCAACGGCCGAAGCGTTCGAAGGTGGCTGGTTCCATACCGGCGACCTGGCCGTCTGCCACCCGGACGGCTACGTGGAGATCAAGGATCGGCTCAAGGACATCATCATTTCCGGCGGGGAGAACATTTCCACCATCGAACTCGAAGGTGTGCTGTACCGCCATCCTGCCGTGCTGGAAGCTGCCGTGGTGGCTCGACCGGATGAGAAATGGGGCGAAACCCCCTGCGCCTTCATCAACCTCAAGGCCGATCACCAGGCCGTCGACGAAGACGCCATCATCAGTTTCTGCCGCGAGCACCTGGCCTCGTTCAAGGTGCCACGCACCGTCATATTCGGGGCGCTGCCCAAGACCTCGACCGGCAAGATCCAGAAGTACGTCCTGCGCGAACGGGCACGCGACCTGTCGCCACCCCAGCCTGCACCTCTGCGCAATCTGGCCTGACCCCTCTTTTTTCTGCCTGGTACTGCCATCCCGTTGCAGGGATGGCGGCTGCCGGCGGCATCCGTTCACAACAACAAGAAGGCGCCACACGGCGTCAACGGAGGCTCCATGCAACTGTACAAACGTAACGACGGCGATGAACAACCCTGCTGGAAGGCCGGACCGTTCAAGCTTCGCCTGCCCTTCGTGCACTACCGCTGGGAAACCGCGGAGATGCTCCAGGCGCTGATCATGTTCGTGGTCAGCCTGGGCATGATCCCGCTGTTGGAGAAATACCTCGGCCTGCCCTACGAGGTGGCGCTGGCCTACGTGGTGGTGTGCGGCATCGGCTTCATGCTGCCGGCGTTGCTCGGCGTGCCGCTGGTGCCGGGCTGGATCACCCCCGGCATCCCGGTGGTGCTGCTGTTTCTCGGCAACTTCGAGCCGGGGCCGGAGGCGATCCGCGCGCTGTTCGCGCTGCAGATCCTGGTCTGCGTCATCTTCTTCCTGCTCGGGGTCACGCGCCTGGGCAGCGTGATGGTGCGCATCGTGCCCAACTCGATGAAGGGCGGGATCATCATCGGCGCCGGCATCGCCGCGCTGATCGGCGAGATCGAGACCGGCGGGCGCCTGGCCAACACGCCGATCTCGTTGGTGCTGGGCAGCCTGATCTGCCTGTACCTGATGTTCTCGGTGTCGTTCCGCGGGCTTACCGAGCGGGTGCCGCTGGCGCGCAAGATCGTCAACTACGGCATGGTCCCGGGGATGATCGTGGCCATCGTCGCCGGCATCGCGGTGGGCGAGTACAGGATGCCGGACGTGCGCTTCGGCATCACCGTGCCGGCTTTCGACCAGCTCTGGCAGTACCTGCCCTTCACCGCCGGCTTCCCCGACGCCCAGGTGTTCATGCTGGCGGTGCCCACCGCGGTGATCGCCTACATCATCGCCTTCGGCGACATCATCGTCGGCCAGTCGCTGATGCAGCGCGCCGACGAGCTGCGCACCGACGAGAAGATCGAGATCAACGTCGACCGCATCCACCTGGTGTGCGCCATCCGCAACGCCCTGCATGCCTTCTTCGCGCCCTACCCGGGCCTGGCCGGCCCGCTGTGGACGGCCGTGGCGGCGACCATGGCCGAGCGCTACAAGTACGGCAGCAAGGCGATGGAGTCGATCTACAGCGGCGCCGGCACCTTCTGGATCACCGGCTTTCTCGCGCTGTTCGTCCTGCCGCTGGTGAGCTTCTTCCAGCCGGTGCTGCCGATCGCCCTGTCGCTGACGCTGATCCTCACCGGCTACATCTGCCTGATGGTCGGCTTCGAGCAGCTCAACAACAACGCCGAACGCGGTATCGCCGGCACCATGGGTGTGGTGCTGGCGGTGTACGGCGCGGGCTGGGGCCTGGCCGCTGGCGCCGTGCTGTACCTGCTGATCGAGCGCACCCACCTGCTGCGCTTCACCTCCCCCGGGGTGCGCGCCCAGCGCCCCAGCGAAGCCGACTGACCGCCGCCCGCCCCCAAACCTCCCCGCATTGGTCCGCGTGGCCAGTGCGGGCGACTAGAAAAGCCAGTCCTGATGAACAACTACAGCAGGCCATTGCAACAACCTTCCGCGGCGCCCGGCTCAACAGCCGCGAGAAGGAAGGGCTAACCGTCGACTCTGGAAGGCTGGCTGGAGGTGATGAATCAACGCAACTCCTCGTTCCACGATGATATGCGCGCCCCCAAGGACGTCGCGCAACATCGTGTTCAGCCAAGACGCCAGCGATGATTCCTGTTGGTCCTGTTGGTCCTGTTGGTCCTGTTGAAATAGGGGCAGTTGCTGGGAGAACAGCAACGCCTGTTCTAGTCGCTCAATCCCGAAATCACGTCCGCCTAGCACTTCACGCGCAGCGTCGAGGAGTGCCTGAATG includes:
- a CDS encoding AraC family transcriptional regulator, whose amino-acid sequence is MSYEGYSISVHFACSAIKAAQRSGLDEQALLQEAGIGQRLLDNAQMRMTSLQFSRLMLALWRVGDDEFMGLAPSRSRHGVFALMARQVIGCRRLASVYYRMARFYNLVNDSLRLELAADGGQTAFVMRLADPEHDPEHLLREVFMLLWHRFASWLVGQRIGLREVHFDYPQPANHAEYRLMFPCPARFSMPDCRLVLDPQCLDMPVVQTPATLREHLRRAPLEWFTRPSYQAAFTRSVSDLFQYDGAFRDLGIEAAAAALHITERTLRRRLALEGARFQALKDGLRRDLAIHYLSQAGLPISEIAQRLGFSEPSAFTRAFRQWTGDSPRAYREAARA
- a CDS encoding response regulator transcription factor — protein: MSDAHEQVVYIVDDDQGMLDSTVWLLESVGLSARPFIGGREFLEACNGADNACVLLDVRMPGMGGLQVQEAMRARGLQLPVIFVSGHADVPIVVRAFKAGAVDFIEKPYNEQLLLDSVQQALSRQERAGGTGEHVSLQARLDSLTPRERDVLLPLVQGYTTKEIARQLDISIKTVDLYRSRVMKRMQAERLADLVGMAVAARLVDPLRLRG
- a CDS encoding PAS domain-containing sensor histidine kinase, producing MSTTPVRLHTWLRLQREQVALDARADALCRVLRGCAGVRQAYYMTWQAGAGIYTHEGSGAQLPPGLGDPLQASDRLLHERLGGEGLLDLAVVRGLDCWLAGRLRRAGIVQGAVLALDLDEAVPGLLLLATDGDVGPCSLSWVRELLLSLLACASGLARQSPLLGLDPQPSLLLDEHAYPVELNAALLALLADRPLDELLRFLPVNHAALVGACLAQQRAIEGVEAEYDQRILIWTFVPDPAQNRVLARCREATAQVLAERDAARARRLYRLITENTTDLISRHAPDGRFLDASPAAWRLLGYWPEQLRGQLVETLFHPEDRAQLPARSRDALEVDGYHTMTYRVRHRDGHYLWFETASHAIRETYTGAVVEVVSVSRDITARVQAEENRRRLAEVVEVNTDLVLFIDAEGRVTYLNPAARRALRLQDGQMPALDALFDTEVLALLHGTGRTTAEREGVWSCDSRLLAQDGGASVPISLVLLAHRTTGGERYYSLVARDMSERELREAQQRRHQDELAHTGRLITLGELASGIAHEINQPLAAVVNYASASQRYLQSLGQNPQAAERVAQGLERITEHANHASEVIKRLRAFLRKGQRRMQPLDVAEVARDAVRLCAWETAAAQVTVEQVLAADLPRVYADRVLLEQVLINLLSNAIEANREAHPGQPSRIVLRAERQADEVVLAVADQGRGLDEQELEQAFTPFFTRKPDGLGLGLPMSRSIIEGFGGALQGQPGENGGLCMRCCLPIKTIATEER
- a CDS encoding acyl-CoA synthetase → MTIYEQGLAPAAVNHVALSPLSFIERTASVYPDYPAVIHGSIRRTWAETYMRCRRLASALAGRGIGKGDTVAVMLPNIPSMLEAHFAVPMIGAVLNTLNVRLDAEAIAFMLQHGEARVLIADREFASVVRAAVGMLDHPPLVIDVDDPEYGEGEPVSSLDYEALLAEGDPAFAWQWPEDEWQAISLNYTSGTTGNPKGVVYHHRGAYLNALGNQMTWAMGNHPVYLWTLPMFHCNGWCYPWTITALAGVHVFLRRVDPQKILGLIREHQVTHLCGAPIVLNALVNMPASAKAAIDHPVHAMVAGAAPPAKVIGAVEEMGIKVTHVYGLTEVYGPVTICAWHAEWDERPLEERAEIKARQGVRYPTLEGLMVADPKTLEPTPRDGQTIGEIFMRGNTVMKGYLKNPSATAEAFEGGWFHTGDLAVCHPDGYVEIKDRLKDIIISGGENISTIELEGVLYRHPAVLEAAVVARPDEKWGETPCAFINLKADHQAVDEDAIISFCREHLASFKVPRTVIFGALPKTSTGKIQKYVLRERARDLSPPQPAPLRNLA
- a CDS encoding solute carrier family 23 protein codes for the protein MQLYKRNDGDEQPCWKAGPFKLRLPFVHYRWETAEMLQALIMFVVSLGMIPLLEKYLGLPYEVALAYVVVCGIGFMLPALLGVPLVPGWITPGIPVVLLFLGNFEPGPEAIRALFALQILVCVIFFLLGVTRLGSVMVRIVPNSMKGGIIIGAGIAALIGEIETGGRLANTPISLVLGSLICLYLMFSVSFRGLTERVPLARKIVNYGMVPGMIVAIVAGIAVGEYRMPDVRFGITVPAFDQLWQYLPFTAGFPDAQVFMLAVPTAVIAYIIAFGDIIVGQSLMQRADELRTDEKIEINVDRIHLVCAIRNALHAFFAPYPGLAGPLWTAVAATMAERYKYGSKAMESIYSGAGTFWITGFLALFVLPLVSFFQPVLPIALSLTLILTGYICLMVGFEQLNNNAERGIAGTMGVVLAVYGAGWGLAAGAVLYLLIERTHLLRFTSPGVRAQRPSEAD